Proteins co-encoded in one Setaria viridis chromosome 9, Setaria_viridis_v4.0, whole genome shotgun sequence genomic window:
- the LOC117840594 gene encoding protein STRICTOSIDINE SYNTHASE-LIKE 10 — MLYAYTSISLKFRVSSSDSLLNVLSSFSISVLLFSLQPNLLSRVPCLLCLAKFTTARTPGESDPSWSRTQPHRKEKSSSPQHRRRRSAASESDAPPHALDYKVRVRDRIAVPSNQSCSAPSTKNAIKMARTNVAASLLLAVALALLLPSSIYAAQPIKTTPTLWSFHLPLPNGVSGAESLAFDRRGQGPYAGVSDGRVLKWGGSALGWTTFAHSPNYRKIPLCTASVVPSEETESMCGRPLGLQFYTKTGDLYIADAYHGLMKVGPDGGEAEVLATQADDGVPFHFVNGLDVDQATGDVYFTDSSTTYQRRFNTEIMMNADATGRLLKYDVRAKKATVLRAGLPYPNGVAVSSDRTHVVVAHTVPCQAFRYWLKGPKTGQYELMADLPGYPDNVRRDTKGGYWVALNQEKARLDATASVAAPVKHLVGVRLGSDGVEVEELTAAKGVTLSDVAEKDGQLWLGSVELDYVGLV, encoded by the coding sequence ATGCTATACGCTTATACATCAATCTCCCTAAAATTCAGGGTGTCTTCATCTGACAGTCTACTGAATGTGCTCTCATCTTTCTCCATTTCAGTGCTGCTGTTTTCTCTGCAGCCCAATCTCCTCTCGCGCGTTCCTTGTCTTCTTTGTCTGGCGAAGTTCACTACCGCTAGAACCCCGGGCGAGTCGGACCCGAGCTGGAGTCGGACACAGCCTCACAGGAAAGAGAAGAGCTCGAGTCCTCAACACCGACGGCGACGCTCGGCCGCGTCCGAGTCTgacgcgccgccgcacgccctgGACTATAAAGTGCGCGTGCGCGACCGGATTGCCGTCCCATCGAACCAAAGCTGCTCAGCTCCATCGACGAAGAACGCGATCAAGATGGCGCGCACCAACGTGGCGGCGTCGCTTctgctcgccgtcgccctcgcACTCCTGCTCCCGTCGTCGATCTACGCTGCCCAGCCGATCAAGACCACGCCCACGCTCTGGAGCTTCCACCTCCCGCTTCCCAACGGCGTCAGCGGCGCGGAGAGCCTCGCTTTCGACCGCCGGGGCCAGGGCCCCTACGCCGGCGTCTCCGACGGCCGCGTCCTCAAGTGGGGCGGCAGCGCCCTCGGCTGGACAACGTTCGCGCACAGCCCCAATTACCGGAAGATCCCGCTGTGCACAGCGTCCGTCGTGCCGTCGGAGGAGACGGAGAGCATGTGCGGCCGCCCGCTGGGGCTCCAGTTCTACACTAAGACCGGCGACCTCTACATTGCCGACGCGTACCACGGGCTGATGAAGGTCGGTCCcgatggcggcgaggcggaggtgctGGCCACCCAGGCCGACGACGGCGTGCCGTTCCACTTCGTGAATGGGCTGGACGTCGACCAGGCCACCGGCGACGTCTACTTCACCGATAGCAGCACCACCTACCAGCGCCGGTTCAACACGGAAATCATGATGAACGCCGACGCGACGGGGCGGCTGCTCAAGTACGACGTGCGGGCGAAGAAAGCCACCGTACTCAGGGCTGGCCTGCCGTACCCGAACGGCGTGGCGGTGAGCAGCGACAGGACGCACGTGGTGGTGGCGCACACAGTGCCGTGTCAGGCGTTCAGGTACTGGCTCAAGGGCCCCAAGACCGGGCAGTACGAGCTCATGGCGGACCTGCCGGGGTACCCGGACAACGTGAGGCGCGACACCAAGGGAGGCTACTGGGTGGCGCTCAACCAGGAGAAGGCGCGCCTCGACGCCACGGCATCGGTGGCGGCTCCCGTGAAGCACCTTGTGGGCGTCCGACTCGGGTCGGACggtgtggaggtggaggagctcacGGCGGCAAAGGGCGTCACGCTCAGCGACGTCGCCGAGAAGGACGGCCAGCTGTGGCTGGGGTCTGTGGAGCTCGACTACGTCGGACTAGTTTAG
- the LOC117840461 gene encoding cytochrome P450 89A2, with protein sequence MEEESTAWSTSPLLLLGTLLSLVASLLFLLRRAHGCRNATPASKGQLPPGPPALVFLAKFLALRRSIFDLGPILRELHTRYGPVISVRHFRTVVFVADRRIAHRVLVQGGTTFADRPPLFDPGRLLYTAGARDMSSSPYGPYWRLLRRNLAEALHPARVSLYAPARRAALDVLVADLLRARGGDDSNPVLLRPAFRLALFQMLVYMGLSARLDAEVLDEVQDILLKILRSITCFPIFSFFPAITKKIFRKRWEAYVAVSRRLDEILLPLIQARRAARRGDDPPCYVDSILALRLPDEGDRPLTDAEVVSLCSEFLNAGTDTTVTLLEWIMAELVNHPDVQAKVYEEVKSKPELNDDDLQEARYLKAVVMEGLRLHPPAHFVLPHGLQSDAEIAGYTVPKGAEVNVLLGEFGRDEKVWTAPLEFRPERFLDGGEGFDVDITGSKEIKMMPFGAGRRMCPGYTLGMLQVEFFVGSLVRELEWLPLAEGEAVDMTERLDFTVVMKHSLRARIIPRN encoded by the coding sequence ATGGAGGAGGAATCCACCGCCTGGTCCACctcgccgctgctcctcctcggcACCCTCCTCTCCCTTGTTGCCTCGCTTCTCTTCTTGCTTCGCCGTGCCCATGGCTGCAGGAACGCAACGCCAGCAAGCAAGGGGCAGCTCCCTCCCGGCCCGCCGGCGCTGGTCTTCCTCGCCAAATTCTTGGCGCTCCGACGATCGATCTTCGACCTCGGCCCGATCCTCCGCGAGCTGCACACGCGCTACGGCCCCGTCATCTCCGTCCGCCATTTCCGCACGGTGGTCTTCGTCGCCGACCGCCGTATAGCGCACCGCGTCCTAGTGCAGGGCGGCACCACCTTCGCCGACCGCCCACCCCTCTTCGATCCGGGACGCCTCCTCTACACCGCCGGGGCGCGCGACATGAGCAGCTCTCCCTACGGCCCCTActggcgcctcctccgccgaAACCTCGCCGAGGCACTGCACCCCGCCCGCGTCAGCCTCTacgcgccggcgaggcgggcggcgctGGACGTGCTCGTGGCCGACCTcctccgcgcgcgcggcggcgacgattcGAACCCCGTCCTGCTGAGGCCGGCGTTCCGGCTCGCCTTGTTCCAGATGCTCGTGTACATGGGCCTCAGCGCGAGGCTCGACGCGGAGGTGCTCGACGAAGTCCAGGACATACTGCTGAAAATCCTCCGGTCCATCACCTGCTTCCccatcttctccttcttcccgGCGATCACCAAGAAGATCTTCCGCAAGCGGTGGGAGGCCTACGTCGCCGTGAGCCGCAGGCTGGACGAGATCCTTCTCCCGCTCATCCAAGCTAGGCGTgcggcgcggcgtggcgacGACCCGCCATGCTACGTGGACTCCATCCTCGCGCTGCGCCTGCCCGACGAGGGCGACCGCCCGCTCACGGACGCCGAGGTGGTCAGCCTCTGCTCCGAGTTCCTGAACGCCGGCACGGACACAACGGTGACGTTGCTGGAGTGGATCATGGCGGAGTTGGTCAACCACCCCGACGTCCAAGCCAAGGTGTACGAGGAGGTGAAATCCAAACCGGAGCTCAACGACGACGACCTCCAGGAAGCGCGGTACTTGAAGGCCGTGGTGATGGAGGGCCTCCGCCTGCACCCACCGGCGCACTTCGTTCTCCCGCACGGCCTGCAGAGCGACGCGGAGATCGCCGGCTACACGGTGCCCAAGGGCGCCGAGGTGAACGTCCTGCTTGGAGAGTTCGGCCGCGATGAGAAGGTGTGGACGGCACCGCTGGAGTTCCGGCCAGAGCGATTtttggacggcggcgaggggttCGACGTGGACATCACGGGGAGcaaggagatcaagatgatgcctTTCGGTGCCGGGCGACGGATGTGCCCGGGGTACACGCTGGGGATGCTGCAGGTGGAGTTCTTCGTGGGGAGCCTCGTGAGGGAGCTGGAGTGGCTGCCACtggcggagggggaggccgTCGACATGACGGAGAGGCTGGATTTCACAGTCGTCATGAAGCACTCGCTCCGGGCTCGCATCATACCGAggaattga
- the LOC117838984 gene encoding serine/arginine-rich splicing factor SR30, with amino-acid sequence MSRRWSRTIYVGNLPGDIREREVEDLFYKYGRIVDIDLKVPPRPPGYAFVEFEDPRDAEDAIAGRDGYNFDGHRLRVEPAHGGRGNASSHDRGSGGFGGGARRGVSRHSEYRVLVTGLPSSASWQDLKDHMRKAGDVCFSEVYREGGGTVGIVDYTNYDDMKYAIKKLDDTEFRNAFGRAYIRVKEYDGKRGRSDSRSRSPSRSYSRSRSPSKSPRARRSASRSRSRSVSSRSRSPSKGRSPSRSPARSKSPNASPANGEAAASPKKQSPSRSPSGSRSPDAKPE; translated from the exons ATGAGCAGGCGCTGGAGCCGCACGATCTACGTCGGGAACCTTCCCGGCGACAtccgggagagggaggtggaggaTCTCTTCTACAAG TATGGGAGAATTGTTGACATTGACTTGAAGGTCCCCCCGAGGCCACCTGGTTATGCTTTTGTTGAG TTTGAAGATCCTCGTGATGCTGAGGATGCAATTGCTGGGCGGGATGGATACAATTTTGATGGACACCGCCTAAGA GTGGAACCTGCTCATGGTGGTAGAGGTAATGCTTCCTCACATGATCGTGGTTCAGGTGGCTTTGGTGGTGGGGCACGCCGTGGTGTGTCAAGGCACTCGGAGTATCGTG TTCTTGTCACTGGACTGCCTTCTTCTGCATCATGGCAGGATCTGAAG GATCATATGCGGAAGGCTGGAGATGTTTGTTTCTCTGAAGTTTACCGTGAAGGCGGTG GCACCGTAGGAATTGTGGACTACACAAACTATGATGACATGAAATATGCG ATAAAGAAGCTGGATGATACTGAATTCAGGAACGCCTTTGGGCGAGCTTATATAAGG GTGAAGGAATATGATGGCAAACGTGGTCGCTCTGACTCACGTAGCCGAAGCCCAAGTCGTAGCTACAGCAGAAGCAGGAGCCCGAG CAAATCACCCAGGGCTCGCCGCTCAGCATCTAGATCCCGGTCTAGGTCTGTTTCTTCCCGTTCAAGGTCTCCATCAAAAGGCCGTTCTCCGTCAAG ATCACCAGCAAGATCCAAATCTCCTAATGCTTCT CCGGCGAATGGTGAAGCAGCAGCAAGCCCCAAGAAGCAGAGCCCAAGCAGAAGCCCATCAGGCTCCCGCTCCCCTGAT GCGAAGCCTGAGTAG
- the LOC117839778 gene encoding protein LAZ1 homolog 1: MALKNVIRFILVLTHVSSCLARSGNMFSPGFVSASKSLPGWPILSAGTSVTVALVLSLFLTFEHLCAYHQPEEQKFMIGLILMVPVYAVQSFFSLLNSNVAFICELMRDCYEAFAMYCFERYLIACLGGEESTIRFMEGRLQISESSPLLDDDYDYDYGIVKHPFPLNCFMRNWYLGPDFYHAVKIGIVQYMILKPICAVLAIFMELLGIYGEGKFAWKYGYPYLAVVLNFSQTWALYCLIQFYTATKEKLEPIKPLSKFLTFKSIVFLTWWQGVAVAFLFSTGLFKGHLAQRLQTRIQDYIICLEMGVAAVVHLKVFPAKPYRRGERSVCNVAVMSDYASLGAPDPEEVGGGIDSLTVLQTPPGTKDRRLSFPQSVRDVVLGSGEIMVDDVKYTVSHVVEPMERRFTKINKTIHQISENVKQLEKQKRKAKDDSHIPLEPWSEEFSEAHDHVVGGSVSDSGLAKTRYNRPRRSFESRLRRWF, encoded by the exons ATGGCACTGAAAAATGTGATCCGTTTCATTTTGGTGCTGACCCATGTGAGCAGTTGTTTGGCTCGATCAGGGAACATGTTCTCTCCTGGCTTTGTTTCTGCGTCGAAGTCATTACCAGGCTGGCCAATTTTGAGTGCAGGAACATCTGTAACTGTTGCTCTTGTTCTGTCGTTGTTTCTAACCTTTGAGCATCTGTGTGCATACCATCAACCTGAG GAGCAAAAATTCATGATTGGCCTTATTCTGATGGTTCCAGTATATGCTGTTCAATCA tTCTTCTCATTACTGAATTCGAATGTTGCATTCATCTGTGAACTGATGCGGGACTGTTACGAGGCATTTGCCATGTATTGCTTCGAGAGATATTTGATAGCATGCTTAG GTGGGGAGGAAAGTACCATTAGGTTTATGGAGGGTCGGCTTCAAATCAGTGAGAGCTCGCCTCTGCTagatgatgattatgattatGATTATGGCATTGTGAAGCATCCTTTCCCATTGAATTGCTTCATGAGAAATTGGTACCTTGGTCCCGACTTCTACCATGCTGTGAAGATTGGTATTGTTCAATAT ATGATCCTTAAGCCTATTTGTGCTGTCTTGGCAATATTCATGGAGCTTCTAGGAATCTATGGAGAAGGAAAGTTTGCATGGAAATATGG GTATCCATATTTGGCTGTTGTACTAAATTTCAGCCAGACATGGGCGTTATATTGCCTTATACAGTTCTATACTGCTACCAAGGAGAAGCTGGAACCTATTAAACCTCTGTCTAAGTTTCTTACTTTCAAATCTATTGTATTCTTGACCTGGTGGCAAGGTGTTGCTGTTGCATTTCTTTTCTCAACTGGGCTTTTTAAAGGACATTTGGCACAAAGATTGCAAACACGTATCCAGGATTACATTATATGCCTTGAG ATGGGGGTTGCAGCTGTGGTTCATTTGAAAGTATTTCCAGCTAAACCTTACAGACGTGGGGAAAGAAGTGTTTGCAATGTTGCTGTCATGTCTGATTATGCCTCTCTGGGAGCTCCAGAtcctgaagaagtcggaggagGGATTGACAGCTTAACAGTATTGCAAACTCCTCCTGGTACCAAAGACAGGCGGTTGAGTTTTCCTCAGAGCGTTCGTGATGTTGTGTTGGGGAGCGGCGAAATC ATGGTTGATGACGTAAAATATACAGTTTCCCATGTTGTGGAGCCTATGGAGCGGAGATTTACGAAGATTAACAAGACAATTCATCAAATTTCTGAAAACGTCAAGCAGCTCGAGAAGCAAAAGAGGAAAGCAAAGGATGACAGTCATATTCCCCTAGAACCATGGTcagaggaattttcagaagctCATGATCATGTTGTGGGTGGTAGTGTTAGTGATAGCGGATTAGCTAAGACAAGGTACAACAGACCCCGGAGGTCATTTGAGTCCAGATTGCGCAGATGGTTCTAG
- the LOC117837007 gene encoding cytochrome P450 89A2 has product MYLTDAPPRESEIQSGRTAAAAMEQSIAWSTSPLLLLCTLLSLVASLLFLLHHAHGRKNPTRACKGKLPPGPPTLVFLAKFLVLRRSIFDLGPLLRELHARHGPVISIRLFRTLVFVADRRLAHRVLVQGGATFADRPPLFDPGRLFTAGERDISSSPYGPYWRLVRRNLAAEALHPARVSLYAPARRAALDVLVADLLRARGGDSSSAVQVRPAFRRALFQMLVYMSLGARLGEEVLEEVQDIQMQILRSITSFPIFSFFPAVTKKLFRRRWESYVAVRRRQDEIFLPLIQARRGNDPPCYADSVLALRVADEGNRPLTDAEVVSLCSEFLNAGTDTTLTLLEWIMAELVNHPDVQAKVHEEVKSRPELNDGDLEQARYLKAVVLEGLRLHPPAHFLLPHGVQSDAEIAGYAVPKGAEVNVMHGGFGRDEKVWTAPLEFRPERFLDGGEGCDVDITGSKEIKMMPFGAGRRMCPGYTLGMLQVEFFVGSLVRELEWLPLAQGEAVDMTERLDFTVVMKHSLRARIIPRN; this is encoded by the coding sequence ATGTATTTAACTGACGCCCCACCCAGAgaatcagagattcagagcGGACgaacagcagctgcagccatGGAGCAATCCATCGCCTGGTCCACCTcgcctctgctcctcctctGCACCCTGCTCTCACTTGTTGCCTCGCTCCTCTTCTTGCTTCACCACGCCCATGGCCGCAAGAACCCAACGCGAGCATGCAAGGGGAAGCTCCCTCCCGGACCACCGACGCTGGTCTTCCTCGCCAAGTTCTTGGTGCTCCGGCGATCGATCTTTGACCTTGGCCCGCTCCTCCGGGAGCTGCACGCGCGCCACGGCCCCGTCATCTCCATCCGTCTCTTCCGCACGCTGGTCTTCGTCGCCGACCGCCGGCTAGCGCACCGCGTCCTGGTACAGGGCGGCGCCACCTTCGCCGACCGCCCGCCCCTCTTCGATCCGGGACGCCTCTTCACCGCCGGGGAGCGCGACATCAGCTCCTCGCCCTACGGGCCCTACTGGCGCCTCGTCCGCCGCAACCTCGCCGCTGAGGCGCTGCACCCCGCCCGCGTCAGCCTCTacgcgccggcgaggcgggcggcgctGGACGTGCTCGTGGCCGACCTcctccgcgcgcgcggcggcgacagctCGAGCGCCGTCCAGGTGAGGCCGGCGTTCCGGCGCGCCCTGTTCCAGATGCTCGTGTACATGAGCCTCGGCGCCAGGCTCGGGGAGGAGGTGCTCGAGGAGGTCCAGGACATCCAGATGCAAATCCTCCGCTCCATTACCAGCTTCCccatcttctccttcttcccgGCGGTCACCAAGAAGCTCTTCCGCAGACGGTGGGAGTCGTACGTCGCTGTGCGTCGCAGGCAggacgagatctttctcccgcTCATCCAAGCCAGGCGCGGCAACGACCCGCCGTGCTACGCGGACTCCGTCCTCGCGCTGCGCGTGGCCGACGAAGGCAACCGCCCGCTCACGGACGCCGAGGTGGTCAGCCTCTGCTCCGAGTTTCTGAACGCCGGCACGGACACGACGCTGACGCTGCTGGAGTGGATCATGGCGGAGCTGGTCAACCACCCCGATGTCCAAGCCAAGGTGCACGAGGAGGTGAAATCCAGACCGGAGCTCAACGACGGCGACCTTGAACAGGCGCGGTACCTGAAGGCCGTGGTGCTGGAGGGCCTTCGACTGCACCCGCCGGCGCACTTCCTTCTCCCGCACGGCGTGCAGAGCGACGCGGAGATCGCCGGATACGCGGTGCCCAAGGGCGCCGAGGTGAACGTCATGCACGGTGGGTTCGGTCGCGATGAGAAGGTGTGGACGGCGCCGCTGGAGTTCCGGCCGGAGCGGTTcttggacggcggcgaggggtgCGACGTGGACATCACGGGGAGcaaggagatcaagatgatgcctTTCGGTGCCGGGCGACGGATGTGCCCGGGGTACACGCTGGGGATGCTGCAGGTGGAGTTCTTCGTGGGGAGCCTTGTGAGGGAACTGGAGTGGCTGCCACTAGCGCAGGGGGAGGCCGTCGACATGACGGAGAGGCTGGATTTCACCGTCGTCATGAAGCACTCGCTCCGGGCTCGGATCATACCAAGGAACTGA
- the LOC140221218 gene encoding zinc finger BED domain-containing protein RICESLEEPER 2-like has translation MSIDAEGLQAAEMRAAGLSVLSPVSLATGTDTKDDMSSHRLEASGTSESTNNNSSQTPNRRAPVWEYYEPDLVEIDGVLKAICKYCGTKLTANRKSGTNSLRTHIAEHCPTIPSNDRNKFVATMKKKPVDSSFTFNQQRSRDLMIAWCVRADVAFNKFDDEGFEPWMESLQPAFRCIGRQMIRDECVAKFKRAKIELRSELQSLNSRICFTSDLWTSNQKLGYICVTAHYIGPDFVLKKKIIAFKDLKYPHTGVAIEEAITTVLTDYGIKEKMFTITLDNAANNKAACDLLQESGKSDMLFGGEHLLVRCCAHILNIFVQDGINIVSAMIELIRDLIRHVNSSPLRIQDFNEIAQREYLAAKAGLVLDVPNRWNSTHAMIMEAVKYKIVLKRYAQANQQPFPTEDEFSKVEYIGEFLGVFEETTRAFSADRYATSHMFLDNVLCIHQTLNSPEWYKDEVIADLAKAMERKFDKYWNGNYNMVLVICSILDPRTKVDFLDFFYEKVCRNFIDIDLSKNQAKEWLRLYFRKYEEVIRQNDTNVVSQTVLGKRRLEQEFAEYRHQRRGTWIEKSELDAYLDEPPVRTDENFEILTWWKTNSNKYPVLSAMARDFLAIPLNIVSSESAFSLSGRILSDNRSSMTKKLLRLLKS, from the exons ATGTCTATTGACGCGGAAGGGCTGCAGGCGGCGGAGATGCGTGCGGCGGGGCTGTCGGTGCTGTCTCCGGTGTCGCTGGCCACGGGCACGGACACGAAGGACGAC ATGTCTTCTCATCGGTTAGAGGCCTCTGGTACTAGTGAGAGCACCAACAACAATTCCTCGCAAACACCAAATAGAAGGGCACCAGTCTGGGAGTATTATGAGCCGGATTTGGTCGAGATAGATGGTGTCCTAAAAGCAATTTGCAAGTACTGTGGAACAAAGTTGACTGCGAACAGAAAATCAGGTACAAACAGCCTTCGAACTCACATTGCAGAGCATTGCCCCACAATCCCTAGTAATGATAGGAACAAATTTGTCGCTACAATGAAGAAAAAGCCTGTAGATAGTTCATTCACCTTTAATCAACAGAGAAGTCGTGACTTGATGATTGCATGGTGTGTTAGAGCTGATGTAGCATTCAATaagtttgatgatgaagggtttGAGCCTTGGATGGAGTCATTGCAACCTGCATTTAGATGCATAGGGCGACAAATGATTCGTGATGAATGTGTTGCTAAGTTTAAGAGAGCAAAGATAGAATTGCGAAGTGAACTTCAGAGTCTTAACTCTCGCATTTGCTTCACATCTGATCTTTGGACATCAAACCAAAAGTTGGGATATATTTGTGTGACAGCTCACTATATTGGCCCTGAttttgttttgaagaaaaagataattGCATTTAAGGATCTGAAGTATCCACATACGGGTGTAGCTATTGAGGAAGCCATTACAACTGTTCTGACAGATTATGGTATCAAAGAGAAGATGTTTACCATCACACTCGATAATGCAGCAAATAACAAGGCAGCTTGTGATCTTTTGCAAGAAAGCGGAAAGTCTGACATGTTATTTGGTGGTGAGCatcttcttgttagatgttgtGCTCATATACTCAACATTTTTGTCCAAGATGGTATAAACATAGTTAGTGCTATGATAGAGTTGATAAGAGACCTGATTAGGCACGTTAACTCATCACCATTGCGTATCCAAGATTTCAATGAGATAGCTCAAAGGGAATATCTCGCTGCAAAGGCTGGTTTAGTCCTTGATGTTCCCAACCGTTGGAACTCAACCCATGCCATGATTATGGAGGCAGTAAAGTACAAGATCGTCTTGAAGCGATATGCCCAAGCAAATCAGCAACCATTTCCAACTGAAGATGAGTTTAGCAAAGTTGAGTATATTGGTGagtttcttggagtttttgaagAAACTACCAGGGCGTTCTCAGCTGATAGATACGCTACTTCCCACATGTTTCTGGATAATGTGCTTTGTATCCATCAAACTCTAAATAGTCCAGAATGGTACAAGGATGAGGTTATCGCAGATTTGGCAAAAGCAATGGAGAGAAAATTTGATAAGTATTGGAATGGAAATTACAATATGGTCCTTGTTATTTGCAGCATACTTGATCCAAGAACAAAAGTTGACTTCTTAGACTTTTTTTATGAGAAGGTGTGCAGGAACTTTATTGACATTGACTTGAGCAAAAATCAGGCTAAAGAGTGGCTTCGCCTATATTTCAGGAAGTATGAAGAGGTTATTAGACAAAATGATACAAATGTAGTATCACAAACTG TTCTTGGAAAAAGAAGACTAGAACAAGAATTTGCTGAATATAGGCATCAGAGGAGAGGGACTTGGATTGAAAAATCAGAACTTGATGCATATCTAGATGAACCACCAGTGAGAAcagatgaaaattttgaaattctGACTTGGTGGAAGACAAACTCCAACAAGTACCCTGTGCTGTCAGCGATGGCACGCGATTTCTTAGCAATTCCACTCAACATCGTTTCTTCTGAATCAGCATTCAGCTTGAGTGGTCGGATTCTTAGTGACAATCGAAGTTCAATGACAAAGAAACTCTTGAGGCTTCTGAAGT CTTAA
- the LOC117835716 gene encoding protein STRICTOSIDINE SYNTHASE-LIKE 10, whose translation MARIKNLVAALLRAVALALLLTSSFSAAQPIKTTPTLWSFHLPLPNGVTGAESLAFDRRGQGPYAGVSDGRVLKWGGSTLGWTTFAHSPNYRKIPLCTASVVPSEETESICGRPLGLQFFAKTGDLYIADAYHGLMKVGPDGGEAEVLATQADGVPFHFVNGLDVDQATGDVYFTDSSITYPRRFNTEIMMNADATGRLLKYDARAKQVTVLRAGLPYPNGVAVSGDRTHVVVAHTVPCQAFRYWLKGSKAGQYELMADLPGYPDNVRRDAKGGYWVALNQEKARFDAAAPVKHLVGVRLGSDGVEVEELTAANGVTLSDVAEKDGQLWLGSVELDYVGLVY comes from the coding sequence ATGGCGCGCATTAAGAACCTGGTGGCGGCGCTCCTGCGTGCCGTCGCCCTCGCGCTCCTTCTCACGTCGTCGTTCTCCGCCGCCCAGCCGATCAAGACCACGCCCACGCTCTGGAGCTTCCATCTTCCGCTGCCCAACGGCGTCACCGGCGCCGAGAGCCTCGCCTTCGACCGCCGGGGCCAGGGGCCCTACGCTGGCGTCTCCGACGGTCGCGTCCTCAAGTGGGGCGGCAGCACCCTCGGCTGGACCACGTTCGCGCACAGCCCCAACTACCGGAAGATCCCGCTGTGCACGGCGTCCGTGGTGCCGTCGGAGGAGACGGAGAGTATCTGCGGGCGTCCGCTGGGGCTCCAGTTCTTCGCCAAGACCGGCGACCTCTACATCGCCGACGCGTACCACGGGCTGATGAAGGTTGGGCCcgatggcggcgaggcggaggtatTGGCGACCCAGGCCGACGGCGTGCCATTCCACTTCGTCAACGGGTTGGACGTCGACCAGGCTACCGGCGACGTCTACTTCACCGACAGCAGTATCACGTACCCGCGCCGGTTCAACACGGAGATAATGATGAATGCCGATGCGACGGGGCGGCTGCTAAAGTACGACGCGCGGGCGAAGCAGGTGACCGTGCTCCGGGCCGGCTTGCCGTACCCGAACGGCGTGGCAGTGAGCGGGGACAGGACACACGTGGTGGTAGCGCACACGGTGCCGTGCCAGGCGTTCAGGTACTGGCTCAAGGGCTCCAAGGCCGGGCAGTATGAGCTCATGGCGGACCTGCCGGGGTACCCGGATAATGTGAGGCGCGACGCTAAGGGAGGCTACTGGGTGGCGCTCAACCAGGAGAAGGCGCGGTTCGACGCGGCGGCTCCCGTGAAGCACTTGGTGGGCGTCCGGCTCGGGTCGGAcggcgtggaggtggaggagcttaCGGCGGCCAATGGCGTCACGCTTAGCGATGTTG
- the LOC117835538 gene encoding uncharacterized protein, protein MAATAVAASLSVARGLGKPLCGAGGISASSLRVVSPRRAAVVRASARSSQPQHPAKEWAAAAAVAAALVLPEVAEAAQPGISPSLKNFLLSIVSGGVVLVAIVGAVVAVSNFDPVKRG, encoded by the coding sequence atggccgccaccgccgtcgcggcgTCTCTGTCCGTGGCCCGGGGGCTCGGGAAGCCCCTCTGCGGCGCCGGGGGCATCAGCGCGTCGTCGCTCCGCGTCGTCTCGCCCCGCAGGGCGGCCGTCGTCCGGGCGTCCGCGCGGAGCAGCCAGCCGCAGCACCCGGCCAAGGagtgggcggccgcggcggccgtggcggcggcgctggtgctgCCGGAGGTCGCGGAGGCCGCGCAGCCCGGGATCTCGCCCTCGCTCAAGAACTTCCTCCTCAGCATCGTCTCCGGCGGGGTCGTGCTCGTCGCCAtcgtcggcgccgtcgtcgccgtctccAACTTCGACCCCGTCAAGCGGGGCTGA